Below is a window of Leucobacter sp. Psy1 DNA.
TCGAGATGCCGGGACTCTCCGGCGTCGATGTCGCCACGAAGCTCCTCGGCGAGGATCAGGAGCGGGCGGTCGTGATTCTCACCCGTCATGCCCGGCCCGGGACCCTGCGCAGCGCACTCCGCGTGGGGGTCCGCGGGTTCGTCGGCAAGGACGCCGACCCGAAGCTCATCGCGTCGGCCGTCATCGATGTGGCGGAGGGTGGTCGCTACATCGATCCGAACGTCTCCGCTCAGGCGCTCATCGACGACTGTCCGCTGACCGAACGCGAGCTCGACGTGCTGCGAGTGGCGGTGGACGGGTATTCGGTGAGCGAGATCGCCGCGACGCTGCATCTCGCCGAGGGCACCGTGCGGAACTATCTCTCGAACGCGATCCAGAAGACGGGAAGCCGGACTCGTCACGAGGCCGCCCGCACGGCGCGCGAGCGCGACTGGCTGTAGGCCGCCGGTCGCCTGCGGCGCGTGTGTCTCTTGTGCGTCACTCCCGAGACCGAATCGATGCTTGCAACGACACCAGCCGAACTGATGGGCTGTTCGGTAACACCTGATTGTTTCAAGGAGGCACGATGACCGAGCACCAGGCCTACGGATCTCCCGACGCGGCGGTGCCGTCCGAGGTGGCTCCCGAGACGAGGCGGGTGCAACGGTCGATCGCTCCGGCGGTCGTCATGTGGCTCGCGATCGTCGTCGCGGTCGCCTTCGCCATCGGAGCCATCGTGCTCACCGGCCCCGGATCTCCGCTGACGCGGGGGCTTCCGGCGCAACTGCCGCCCGCGGTGGAGAACGCGAGCGACTTCAGCCACCCCGACTACGTCGAGTCGATGGAGTGCTCGGAAGACGTGCGTCCCATCTACGGTGATGAGGAGATCGTCGTCTGGGCGGGTACGCAGCAGGGCGGATTCGGTGACTCCGAGCCGGACCAGGTGCTGGCGTGCATGATGGTGGACGTGCTCGACCCCGAGAAGCCGGTCACTGGCAGTTCGGCAACCACTCCTGAGCGCTTCAACGCCTCCGGAACCGGGCTGGCGATCACCTCGCTCGGGGAGATTATCGTGCTCCCCGCCAACGCAACGCTGACTGCCGAGAGCTACGGAGGAATGCAGGCGCGAGGCGATCACGTGCTAGTGGCGCCTTTCGGTACCGACTGCGATGCGCGGGTGCGGATCCCGACTTCCGGCGGCATCGGCTCAGTCGAGCTCCGCCCGATGTGCGGCAACTGACGGTCTGCGTCTGGCCACCAGGTCCGCGTGGGGTCGGGCGTCCGGGTCGTGCCGGGTGCGACTGCTGAGCACCGCGAACCCGGCACGCTCGACTCGGGCGGCCAGTTCCTCGACGGGCCAGAAGTACGCCGGCGTGATCGCGTGGTCGAAGCGCACAGCTTCCGGACCGGTGAAGAAGCCGAGACAGAGCCCGCCTCCG
It encodes the following:
- a CDS encoding DNA-binding response regulator, with the translated sequence MTVSVLLADDEGLIRSALATLLPLEADIDVVAEADNGVDALARYEEFRPDVAVLDLEMPGLSGVDVATKLLGEDQERAVVILTRHARPGTLRSALRVGVRGFVGKDADPKLIASAVIDVAEGGRYIDPNVSAQALIDDCPLTERELDVLRVAVDGYSVSEIAATLHLAEGTVRNYLSNAIQKTGSRTRHEAARTARERDWL